From a single Nostoc sp. MS1 genomic region:
- a CDS encoding energy-coupling factor transporter transmembrane component T family protein has protein sequence MLKMSLPLRLHLSLVIVVGAALLKHHAWYWLGAYAAIALIWVALLRVSLAKLGGLVGTELIFLSLVALPLGWERAIFLLVRSLVCLVVMNSFLLTLPPHSFGIALKSLPVPAALKENLLLAGQYLEILLAEVTRMQRSAQLRGINGAAGWLRYASASMIGALYIRTLERAERVNAAMIIRGYNGTLPIDSHFRIKERFLLLFAWAIALSFTATSYL, from the coding sequence ATGCTTAAAATGTCCTTGCCCTTACGGTTGCATCTGTCTCTAGTGATTGTTGTCGGGGCAGCTTTATTAAAGCATCATGCTTGGTATTGGTTGGGTGCGTATGCTGCGATCGCCTTAATTTGGGTAGCCTTATTGCGCGTATCCTTAGCCAAATTAGGAGGACTGGTAGGTACAGAGTTAATTTTCCTCTCCCTCGTAGCCTTACCCTTGGGATGGGAGAGAGCGATTTTTTTACTCGTTCGTTCCCTGGTGTGTTTAGTCGTCATGAATAGCTTTTTATTGACCTTACCACCCCACAGTTTCGGCATTGCCCTCAAAAGCTTACCAGTACCAGCAGCCTTAAAAGAAAACTTACTTCTAGCTGGACAATACCTCGAAATCTTACTAGCCGAAGTCACACGGATGCAGCGCAGCGCCCAATTAAGAGGTATCAACGGTGCAGCTGGCTGGCTACGTTACGCTAGTGCATCTATGATTGGCGCTTTATACATCCGCACCCTAGAAAGGGCAGAACGAGTCAACGCCGCCATGATCATTCGCGGCTACAACGGAACACTACCCATCGATTCCCACTTCAGAATCAAAGAACGCTTCCTACTTCTATTCGCTTGGGCGATCGCACTTTCGTTTACAGCCACTTCTTACCTGTGA
- a CDS encoding DALR anticodon-binding domain-containing protein, with protein sequence MYCNILVSKYTAIRKLLYSYLLASIDRFYYHQQQQSIIQNQIPLYKVRDDNRVLYISGVALRLAKYHNLKSMEIAEIITSQVLAICKENLLVRIVAPGWIHLELTDRLLVNWLQHITTVDLPDEEQRELKQIINTHCLFAIQYAHARCFSLILLAQREGIIQFNEPLPENWQERSLSGLVSAMQIPWLNSETQLILNHSAERYLISELIGAVDSLIFPQDNKQMNWEKLGLDVSQAFETFWSQCRIWGEVKANCPELTQARLGLVLATQIVLRVLLVTKLGSVAPFEL encoded by the coding sequence GTGTATTGCAATATACTAGTCAGTAAATATACAGCAATCAGAAAGCTGCTATACAGCTATTTACTAGCATCGATAGATAGATTTTACTACCATCAGCAACAGCAAAGCATAATACAAAACCAAATACCACTGTACAAAGTTAGAGATGATAATCGAGTTCTATACATTTCTGGTGTAGCTCTGCGGCTGGCAAAATATCATAATCTTAAATCTATGGAGATAGCCGAGATTATCACTTCTCAAGTATTAGCAATCTGTAAAGAAAACTTACTTGTAAGAATTGTTGCACCTGGGTGGATTCATTTAGAGTTAACAGATCGGTTGCTGGTAAATTGGCTACAACATATAACAACCGTTGATTTGCCAGATGAGGAACAAAGAGAGCTTAAGCAAATTATTAACACTCATTGCTTATTTGCTATACAGTACGCTCATGCACGTTGTTTTTCGTTAATATTGCTAGCTCAACGTGAAGGAATTATCCAATTTAACGAACCATTGCCAGAAAATTGGCAAGAGCGATCGCTCTCAGGTTTGGTATCGGCTATGCAAATACCTTGGTTAAATAGTGAAACACAACTTATTCTTAACCACTCAGCAGAAAGGTATTTAATTTCTGAGTTAATAGGTGCGGTAGATAGCTTGATATTTCCCCAAGATAATAAGCAGATGAATTGGGAAAAATTAGGGTTAGATGTAAGCCAAGCTTTTGAAACTTTTTGGAGTCAGTGTCGAATTTGGGGTGAAGTCAAGGCTAATTGTCCCGAACTCACTCAAGCCAGACTGGGATTAGTGCTGGCTACCCAGATAGTTTTAAGGGTATTACTGGTGACAAAGCTGGGGAGTGTTGCGCCTTTTGAGCTTTAG
- a CDS encoding energy-coupling factor ABC transporter permease, translated as MHIPDGFVSVPVAGATGLVSLAGLLIASARSQAAFGVRRAPILGLTTAFIFAAQMINFPVAGGTSGHLLGGTLAAIVLGSPWAGMLCIATVLIIQAVLFADGGITALGANIFNMAFVGVWVGWTLTQTLQRLFGGSTKRLPLAAGIGAAVSVVVAAIACAIELALSGTAPIGIALPAMTGIHILIGVGEGLITGGVLTYLATARPDLLPGEQQKFRGWLVPVVSIVLVAGVLSLVASAWPDGLEKVAGDLGFIKLSQQVRIVVPTPLANYAIPGLGAIGTSIAGLLGAAVCFAVAFGIAKVVRPKNA; from the coding sequence ATGCACATTCCTGATGGATTTGTGTCTGTGCCAGTGGCAGGCGCAACGGGTTTGGTAAGTTTGGCAGGACTATTAATTGCAAGTGCGCGATCGCAAGCAGCATTTGGTGTTCGTCGCGCTCCCATACTCGGATTAACCACTGCATTTATTTTTGCGGCTCAAATGATTAATTTCCCAGTAGCAGGGGGAACTAGTGGACACTTACTAGGAGGGACATTAGCAGCGATCGTTTTAGGTAGCCCTTGGGCGGGGATGTTGTGCATCGCCACAGTTTTAATTATTCAAGCTGTGTTATTTGCCGACGGTGGGATCACCGCTTTAGGAGCAAATATTTTTAATATGGCATTTGTAGGAGTTTGGGTAGGCTGGACGTTAACCCAAACATTGCAACGCTTATTTGGTGGTTCCACGAAGCGCCTACCCTTAGCAGCTGGGATTGGGGCGGCTGTCAGTGTAGTAGTAGCAGCTATCGCTTGTGCGATTGAATTAGCCCTTTCAGGAACCGCACCCATAGGTATAGCTTTACCAGCCATGACTGGTATTCATATCTTGATTGGTGTAGGTGAAGGCTTAATTACAGGCGGTGTATTGACTTACCTAGCGACAGCACGACCTGATTTACTTCCAGGCGAACAACAAAAATTTCGTGGTTGGTTAGTACCAGTCGTTAGCATTGTATTAGTAGCTGGTGTATTGTCACTTGTCGCCTCAGCCTGGCCAGACGGTTTAGAAAAAGTAGCAGGAGACTTAGGTTTTATCAAACTAAGTCAACAAGTCAGAATCGTTGTCCCCACACCCTTAGCAAACTACGCAATTCCCGGTTTAGGCGCAATTGGTACAAGTATTGCTGGACTTCTGGGGGCTGCGGTTTGCTTCGCTGTTGCCTTTGGAATTGCCAAAGTAGTGAGACCGAAGAATGCTTAA
- a CDS encoding Crp/Fnr family transcriptional regulator, protein MSSLSSAERSLLPMQSPSSFSEASRPFLTWQRILDWAQEHYRCRTFSKDERIPARPGLLYLVQRGAIRMVGTAQVSATASQLTSRRINRTPEEAFLGFVGAGQPFEIVAQSPFTLQAYAHVDQTAVLWMYWHDLDNWPHFRREVMDAFRYQHQRKLLWLSALGQRRTIDRLLGFLTLLIEEYGEPAMSETDPDVIRGYCLPFPLTHAQIGSAIGSTRVTVTRLMGKLRQRGLILTQGDNLICLPAESINRAS, encoded by the coding sequence ATGTCGTCTTTGTCTTCAGCCGAACGCTCTTTGTTACCTATGCAATCTCCATCCTCCTTTTCTGAGGCATCACGCCCTTTCTTAACTTGGCAACGCATTCTTGACTGGGCCCAAGAACACTATCGCTGCCGCACCTTTAGCAAAGATGAGCGCATTCCAGCCAGACCTGGTTTGCTCTATCTAGTGCAAAGAGGCGCGATCCGCATGGTAGGAACCGCTCAGGTAAGTGCGACAGCCAGTCAGTTGACTTCTCGACGGATCAACAGAACCCCAGAAGAAGCTTTCTTGGGATTTGTAGGTGCTGGACAGCCGTTTGAAATTGTTGCTCAGTCTCCATTCACGCTCCAAGCCTACGCTCACGTTGATCAGACTGCCGTACTTTGGATGTATTGGCACGATTTGGACAACTGGCCTCACTTCCGTCGTGAAGTGATGGATGCCTTCAGATACCAACACCAGCGTAAATTGCTGTGGCTCAGTGCCTTGGGTCAACGGCGTACAATTGACAGACTCTTAGGATTCCTCACCTTGTTGATTGAGGAATATGGAGAACCAGCCATGAGTGAAACCGATCCCGATGTCATTCGTGGTTACTGTCTGCCTTTTCCCCTTACTCATGCCCAAATTGGTAGCGCTATCGGTTCAACTCGTGTAACCGTTACCCGCTTAATGGGCAAATTGCGTCAACGTGGTTTAATCCTCACCCAAGGGGATAATTTGATTTGTTTGCCAGCAGAGTCAATCAACAGAGCTAGCTAA
- a CDS encoding ABC transporter substrate-binding protein, producing the protein MSQKNETTVLVISLLLTVGILGGIAWWFFGQPAGVKVNVFTPPSAPANQQQIKERISFGDKSLITGEITPEKKAGIEALAKGNYQQAIANLEASLKRNRNDPEALIYLNNARSGYNQTYTVATSLPLSTDPGVGLEILRGIAQAQNEINQSGGIKGIPLKVAIANDEDNPKISQQIASNFVNNPEILGVIGPNTSDATLAAGAIYNSGELVAISPTSTSVKISNFSRYVFRTVPSDFIAARTLANYMTRSLQKKNAVVFFNSQSNYSQSLKSEFVSSVSLEGGQVSSEFDLSKADFSAAKSLEQANKQGAEVLMLAANNETLDKALQVVQLNQKKLTLLAGDDVYTVKTLEVGREQAIGMILAVPWHIDGNPKASFPQKSRQLWGADVNWRTAMAYDATVALIAALNLNPTRTGVQQALSSPDFSAPGAAGVVRFSSLGDRNATVQLVRIATGGRSRTGFDFEPIHSSVLK; encoded by the coding sequence ATGTCGCAAAAGAATGAAACTACTGTTTTAGTAATATCTCTGCTGCTTACAGTGGGAATATTAGGCGGTATTGCTTGGTGGTTTTTTGGCCAGCCTGCGGGAGTTAAGGTTAATGTTTTCACCCCACCATCAGCACCCGCTAATCAGCAGCAAATAAAAGAACGTATTAGTTTTGGCGATAAAAGTCTAATTACAGGTGAGATTACACCTGAAAAAAAAGCCGGGATTGAGGCTTTAGCTAAAGGAAATTATCAGCAAGCGATCGCTAACTTAGAAGCATCCCTTAAACGCAATCGTAACGACCCAGAAGCACTTATATACTTAAATAATGCTCGAAGCGGTTATAATCAAACTTATACTGTTGCTACATCATTACCTTTAAGCACTGATCCTGGCGTTGGATTAGAAATTTTACGTGGTATTGCTCAGGCTCAGAATGAGATTAATCAATCTGGGGGTATTAAAGGCATACCGTTAAAAGTGGCGATCGCCAATGACGAAGATAATCCAAAAATTTCTCAACAAATTGCTAGTAACTTTGTCAATAATCCAGAAATTTTAGGCGTAATTGGGCCTAATACTAGCGATGCTACCCTAGCCGCAGGTGCTATATATAATTCTGGCGAACTTGTAGCCATTTCTCCTACTAGCACTTCTGTAAAAATTTCTAACTTTAGCCGTTACGTTTTTAGGACGGTTCCTAGTGATTTTATAGCTGCAAGAACTTTAGCTAATTACATGACAAGAAGCTTGCAGAAAAAAAATGCTGTAGTATTTTTTAATTCCCAAAGTAATTATAGTCAATCTTTAAAGTCTGAGTTTGTTTCCTCTGTGTCTTTAGAAGGTGGACAAGTATCTAGTGAATTTGATTTGTCTAAGGCAGATTTTAGTGCAGCTAAAAGTTTAGAGCAAGCCAATAAACAAGGTGCAGAAGTGTTAATGTTAGCGGCTAATAATGAAACCTTGGATAAAGCATTACAAGTAGTGCAGCTTAACCAGAAAAAGTTAACTCTGCTTGCAGGTGACGATGTTTATACTGTGAAGACTTTAGAAGTAGGACGTGAACAAGCTATAGGCATGATTCTAGCTGTTCCTTGGCATATTGACGGTAATCCTAAAGCAAGTTTTCCCCAGAAATCGCGTCAGTTGTGGGGCGCTGATGTCAACTGGCGCACAGCAATGGCTTACGATGCTACTGTAGCTCTGATCGCTGCTTTAAATCTTAATCCTACACGTACTGGAGTACAGCAAGCTCTTTCTTCACCTGACTTTTCTGCTCCCGGTGCTGCTGGTGTAGTTCGGTTTTCTAGTTTAGGCGATCGCAATGCTACAGTGCAACTTGTCAGAATAGCTACTGGTGGTCGCTCTCGTACTGGGTTTGACTTTGAGCCAATCCACTCATCAGTGTTGAAATAA
- a CDS encoding energy-coupling factor ABC transporter ATP-binding protein, producing MTSLTSQTQPSSRHPQTGVIEVQNLVFAYPRQEPVLHNLSFTLNPGDRVALMGATGSGKSTLLENLIGLKQPQSGKISVNGIPLEPQTLPQVRRYIGFAFQDANDQLFMPTILEDITFGPRNYGVPPATATDKARQLLADFGLEAYANRSAHELSGGQRRLVALAAILALDPTILILDEPTTGLDPAWRRHLAQVLLNLPVQVILIASHELNWLGKVTQRALVLSGGRIQIDSDIQPLLQNGDTLNQLGLPIDW from the coding sequence TTGACATCCTTAACTTCCCAAACCCAACCCTCTAGCCGTCATCCACAAACAGGTGTGATCGAGGTACAAAATTTAGTCTTCGCCTATCCTCGCCAAGAACCAGTCTTGCATAATCTATCATTTACCTTAAATCCAGGCGATCGCGTGGCGTTGATGGGTGCAACCGGTTCTGGTAAAAGTACTTTATTAGAGAACCTCATTGGTTTAAAACAACCACAATCAGGCAAAATCTCGGTTAATGGTATCCCCTTAGAACCTCAAACCCTACCTCAAGTAAGGCGATACATTGGCTTTGCTTTTCAAGATGCCAATGACCAATTATTTATGCCCACAATCTTAGAAGACATTACTTTTGGGCCTCGTAATTACGGCGTACCTCCCGCAACCGCCACCGATAAAGCAAGACAGTTACTCGCTGACTTCGGTTTAGAAGCTTACGCTAACCGTTCAGCACATGAACTTTCGGGAGGGCAAAGAAGACTTGTAGCTTTAGCTGCTATTTTGGCACTAGATCCGACAATCCTGATTTTAGACGAACCAACCACTGGTCTTGATCCTGCATGGCGGCGACACTTAGCGCAAGTTTTACTCAATTTACCAGTGCAAGTGATTTTAATAGCATCCCATGAACTAAACTGGTTGGGAAAGGTGACTCAACGTGCTTTAGTCTTATCAGGTGGACGCATACAAATAGACAGCGATATTCAGCCCTTGTTACAGAATGGTGACACCTTAAATCAGTTGGGTTTACCAATAGACTGGTAA
- a CDS encoding Cof-type HAD-IIB family hydrolase, whose product MTKLLVLDIDGTISGESNTISQRVKEAIAAVQAKGIQVAIATGRMYRSALRFHQEINSTLPLAAYQGAWIQDPANQKIHQHLPLARKTAQQLLDYFEQPQWRSLLSIHFYINDQLYVREVTRETAIYAQRSGITPIAVGDLRQTLDNEPTKILALCDDTEAISNLLGTLRRQYTPAELYLTTSVATFFEATNPFVNKGNAVRYLAEELLSIQSTDVIAIGDNFNDVEMLEYAGIGVAMGNAPDGVQAIAQWVAPTVEEDGAAVAIEKFLLS is encoded by the coding sequence ATGACTAAATTACTCGTACTAGATATAGACGGAACCATTTCTGGCGAGTCCAATACAATCAGCCAACGTGTTAAAGAAGCGATCGCCGCCGTACAAGCAAAAGGTATTCAAGTGGCGATCGCAACTGGACGGATGTATCGTTCAGCCCTACGCTTCCATCAGGAAATTAACTCTACCTTACCCTTAGCAGCTTATCAAGGTGCATGGATTCAAGACCCAGCTAACCAAAAGATTCATCAGCATTTACCTTTGGCGAGAAAAACAGCCCAGCAATTACTAGATTACTTTGAACAACCACAGTGGCGATCGCTGCTTTCCATCCACTTCTACATAAATGATCAACTCTATGTGCGGGAAGTCACTAGAGAAACGGCAATTTACGCCCAACGTTCTGGTATTACTCCCATTGCGGTGGGTGATTTACGCCAAACTCTAGATAATGAACCGACAAAAATTTTAGCCTTGTGCGACGACACAGAAGCAATCAGCAACCTCTTAGGAACATTACGCCGTCAATACACCCCGGCTGAACTTTACTTGACAACATCCGTCGCTACCTTTTTTGAAGCAACCAATCCCTTTGTCAACAAAGGTAATGCAGTACGTTATCTAGCCGAAGAACTATTAAGCATACAAAGCACCGATGTCATAGCTATTGGCGATAACTTCAACGATGTAGAGATGTTGGAATACGCTGGTATTGGTGTCGCTATGGGTAATGCGCCTGATGGAGTGCAGGCGATCGCTCAATGGGTAGCCCCCACCGTTGAAGAAGATGGTGCAGCTGTAGCGATTGAAAAATTTCTACTTTCCTAA